A genome region from Baekduia alba includes the following:
- a CDS encoding flavodoxin family protein has product MTVVYHSVHGHTQVLAEHLADGARSVPGARVHLVELRPEDVVAARWHDAEVLTLLERADAIVLGCPTLMGSVSTVFKAFMEAAFTPFTTQAWKDKLAGGFTMSASQSGDKLLVLEELAVFAAQMGMQWIGVADMPGNNWSGGARDDVNRLGSWLGLMSQSHADLPAEHAGSRGDRITAERYGERIARLTQRWVNGVPHETSRMTEHEARALSASLRET; this is encoded by the coding sequence GTGACTGTCGTCTACCACTCGGTGCACGGGCACACCCAAGTCCTGGCCGAGCACCTCGCCGACGGGGCACGGTCGGTGCCCGGGGCCCGGGTGCACCTCGTCGAGCTCCGACCCGAGGACGTCGTCGCCGCCCGCTGGCACGACGCCGAGGTGCTTACGCTGCTCGAGCGCGCCGACGCAATCGTCCTCGGCTGCCCGACCCTGATGGGCAGCGTGTCGACGGTGTTCAAGGCGTTCATGGAGGCGGCGTTCACGCCGTTCACGACCCAGGCGTGGAAGGACAAGCTGGCCGGCGGGTTCACCATGTCCGCCTCACAGAGCGGCGACAAGCTGCTGGTCCTCGAGGAGCTGGCGGTCTTCGCCGCGCAGATGGGCATGCAGTGGATCGGCGTGGCCGACATGCCCGGCAACAACTGGAGCGGCGGCGCCCGCGACGACGTGAACCGGTTGGGCTCATGGCTCGGCCTGATGAGCCAGAGCCACGCCGATCTCCCGGCCGAGCACGCGGGCTCGCGCGGCGACCGGATCACCGCGGAGCGATACGGCGAACGGATCGCCCGGTTGACGCAGCGCTGGGTCAACGGCGTGCCGCACGAGACCTCCCGCATGACCGAGCACGAAGCCCGCGCCCTGTCCGCCTCCCTCCGGGAGACGTGA
- a CDS encoding CSLREA domain-containing protein, whose amino-acid sequence MTRPLRMVLPLAAALLGIAAPGAGAATFTVTKLGDGRDGACTAADCSLREAVDAANGTVLPDEIVLPTGVATLTLANAPSTAPEDSNVEGDLDVSRDVTIRGAGAAASTIQSLVQDRVLHVLPGASLTLRDLTVAGGDVDYGSSAYGGGIYDQGGADLVLERVVVRDNVLRGAAAPALGAGINKEGGHLVARDVTIRDNKWVQGSGYGGGLMLGGSGSPKADLTNVTITGNVVNFHGAGIMYNSAVLTTLTHVTIVGNSAPYGYDAGVSTADVGTVHVRSSIIAANTALSADCGDSPLVSDGGNVGSASCGFAAPADVVTAAPGLGPITGDPIPVFEPLAGSPALDRAVGACPAGDARGVARPQGPACDAGAAERPVAPVPTPAGGGTPGSGGTGSPAGGGPSVPVPPPALRAGFAAVVTRKGGVIVVTLRSPAAGRWSLRATYRARSGRKTKTITYGAGARSAAAAGTTTVTLRPGKTGKARLRRSSGRLKLVLRAAFTPKGGKAVIVTRSVTARR is encoded by the coding sequence ATGACGCGGCCCCTCCGGATGGTCCTCCCGCTCGCGGCGGCGCTCCTCGGGATCGCGGCGCCGGGTGCGGGCGCCGCCACGTTCACGGTCACCAAGCTCGGCGACGGCCGCGACGGGGCGTGTACGGCGGCGGACTGCTCGCTGCGCGAGGCGGTCGACGCCGCCAACGGCACGGTGCTGCCCGACGAGATCGTGCTGCCGACCGGCGTCGCGACCCTCACGCTCGCCAACGCGCCGTCCACCGCCCCCGAGGACTCCAACGTCGAGGGCGACCTCGACGTCAGCCGCGACGTCACGATCCGCGGCGCCGGCGCGGCTGCGTCGACGATCCAGTCGCTCGTGCAGGACCGCGTGCTCCACGTCCTGCCCGGCGCGTCGCTGACCCTACGCGACCTGACGGTCGCGGGCGGCGATGTCGACTACGGCAGCTCAGCGTACGGCGGCGGCATCTACGACCAGGGCGGCGCCGACCTCGTCCTCGAGCGGGTCGTCGTCCGCGACAACGTGCTTCGGGGCGCCGCCGCGCCCGCGCTCGGCGCCGGGATCAACAAGGAGGGCGGTCACCTCGTGGCGCGGGACGTGACGATCCGCGACAACAAGTGGGTGCAGGGCTCCGGGTACGGCGGCGGGCTCATGCTGGGCGGCTCGGGCTCGCCGAAGGCGGACCTCACGAACGTGACGATCACGGGCAACGTCGTCAACTTCCACGGCGCCGGCATCATGTACAACAGCGCGGTGCTGACGACGCTCACCCACGTGACGATCGTCGGGAACAGCGCGCCCTACGGCTACGACGCCGGCGTCAGCACGGCCGATGTCGGGACGGTGCACGTGCGCTCCTCGATCATCGCCGCCAACACGGCGCTGAGCGCCGACTGCGGCGACTCGCCGCTCGTCAGCGACGGCGGCAACGTCGGCTCGGCGTCGTGTGGCTTCGCCGCACCGGCCGACGTGGTGACCGCCGCGCCGGGTCTCGGTCCGATCACCGGCGACCCGATCCCGGTCTTCGAGCCGCTCGCCGGCTCCCCTGCGCTGGATCGCGCGGTGGGCGCGTGCCCGGCCGGGGACGCGCGGGGCGTCGCCCGCCCGCAAGGTCCCGCGTGTGACGCGGGCGCCGCCGAGCGCCCGGTCGCGCCCGTCCCCACGCCGGCCGGCGGCGGGACCCCGGGGTCGGGCGGGACCGGCAGCCCCGCAGGCGGTGGACCGTCCGTACCGGTCCCGCCGCCCGCGCTCCGGGCCGGCTTCGCCGCGGTGGTGACCCGCAAGGGCGGCGTCATCGTCGTCACCCTGCGCTCTCCCGCCGCCGGCCGCTGGTCGCTGCGCGCCACCTACCGCGCGCGCAGCGGGCGCAAGACCAAGACCATCACCTACGGCGCCGGCGCCAGGTCGGCCGCCGCGGCGGGCACGACGACCGTCACGCTGCGCCCGGGCAAGACCGGCAAGGCCCGCCTGCGCCGCAGCTCAGGACGGCTCAAGCTCGTGCTGCGCGCGGCGTTCACCCCCAAGGGCGGCAAGGCCGTCATCGTCACGCGCTCGGTGACCGCGAGGCGCTGA
- a CDS encoding LysR family transcriptional regulator → MSGRASTPTVDAQRSAPSIDCRSVVPVDRVELEVFVAVAEELHFGRAAERLYRGQPTVSDAVRRLEATLGGRLFHRTSRRVSLTDLGAALLPEAYATLAQLRRFEQRGRALAAGDGSRTTLVVAHAEYTDHALLLRCLPQLRDRFPDVTIVPEAMATTAQLTALRAETIGLGIGWATGDVAGVRARVLSTERFMALVPASHPLARHAELSASELSTTGLLTWPHQINSGLCDRLLSAFHIGGADLRIIRTADSVDAIAAHVAAGTGVGITVESALDRPPPGLRVIPLTGPSTTADQLVLTPNDPLDAATALRDLLLRAAAESSIVDRRPVAVN, encoded by the coding sequence GTGTCCGGACGGGCATCAACGCCGACGGTCGACGCGCAGCGATCGGCTCCATCGATCGATTGCCGTAGTGTGGTGCCCGTGGACAGGGTCGAGTTGGAAGTGTTCGTCGCGGTCGCGGAAGAGCTGCACTTCGGCCGCGCGGCCGAGCGTCTGTATCGGGGGCAGCCCACCGTCAGCGACGCTGTCCGGCGCTTGGAGGCCACCCTGGGTGGGCGGCTGTTTCACCGCACCAGCCGGCGCGTGTCGCTGACCGATCTCGGCGCAGCGCTCCTGCCCGAGGCCTACGCGACCCTGGCGCAGCTCCGCCGCTTCGAGCAGCGCGGACGCGCCCTGGCGGCGGGCGACGGGAGCCGCACCACGCTCGTGGTCGCCCACGCCGAGTACACCGACCACGCGCTGCTGCTGCGCTGCCTGCCGCAGCTGCGCGACCGCTTCCCCGACGTGACGATCGTGCCGGAGGCCATGGCGACCACCGCCCAGCTGACCGCCCTCCGGGCCGAGACGATCGGACTGGGCATCGGCTGGGCTACCGGTGACGTCGCCGGCGTTCGCGCGCGGGTGCTGTCCACTGAGCGGTTCATGGCGTTGGTCCCGGCGTCGCACCCACTCGCTCGGCACGCCGAGCTGAGCGCGTCCGAGCTGTCCACCACCGGCCTGCTCACTTGGCCGCACCAGATCAACAGCGGTCTCTGCGACCGCCTCCTGTCCGCGTTCCACATCGGCGGCGCCGATCTGCGCATCATCAGGACCGCCGACAGCGTGGACGCGATCGCCGCGCACGTCGCAGCCGGAACGGGCGTCGGCATCACCGTCGAATCCGCCCTCGACCGCCCGCCACCCGGCCTACGTGTCATACCGCTCACCGGCCCTTCGACCACCGCCGACCAGCTCGTCCTTACGCCCAACGACCCGTTGGACGCCGCCACGGCACTACGCGACCTGCTCCTGCGCGCCGCGGCTGAGTCGTCGATCGTCGATCGTCGGCCGGTGGCGGTGAACTGA
- a CDS encoding LysR family transcriptional regulator gives MLDVTRLRVLDAVARHGSVTAAARELAYSQPSVSHHLSRLEAETGAQLLQRAGRGIRLTQAGQLLADRAAEIIGRIDAADAELSAHVGLTAGRVRLAGFASAIGSLVPRAVASLARDHPGLEIGSTDAHPPEALELLRTGKVEVAIIFRYDDAEEEPAGVRLRHLLDDPMYLLSHRRTRGLASLSDATWIAGCPRCRGHLLALCDAAGFEPRIGYESDDMVLIQALVAAGLCVATLPGLALRAHHADGVIARKLPGLPRRVYAATYGDPPDPPAVAALVGALAEAAATT, from the coding sequence ATGCTCGACGTGACGCGGTTGCGGGTGCTCGACGCCGTCGCTCGCCATGGCTCGGTCACGGCGGCCGCGCGCGAGCTGGCCTACTCGCAGCCGTCGGTCAGCCACCACCTCTCCCGTCTCGAGGCGGAGACGGGGGCGCAGCTGCTCCAGCGGGCGGGCCGCGGCATCCGCCTGACCCAGGCCGGGCAGCTGCTCGCCGACCGGGCGGCGGAGATCATCGGGCGCATCGACGCCGCCGACGCGGAGCTGTCCGCCCACGTCGGCCTGACCGCCGGCCGCGTGCGCCTGGCGGGGTTCGCCTCCGCCATCGGATCCCTCGTGCCCCGAGCGGTGGCCAGCCTGGCGCGGGATCATCCGGGCCTGGAGATCGGGTCGACCGACGCGCATCCGCCCGAGGCGCTCGAGCTCCTGCGGACGGGGAAGGTCGAGGTGGCGATCATCTTCCGGTACGACGACGCCGAGGAGGAGCCAGCCGGCGTGCGCCTGCGCCATCTGCTCGACGACCCGATGTACCTGCTGTCGCACCGTCGAACCCGTGGGCTGGCCAGCCTCAGCGACGCGACGTGGATCGCCGGCTGCCCCCGCTGCCGCGGCCACCTGCTGGCCCTCTGCGACGCCGCCGGCTTCGAGCCGCGCATCGGCTACGAGTCCGACGACATGGTCCTCATCCAGGCCCTCGTCGCGGCGGGCCTCTGCGTCGCGACCCTTCCCGGCCTTGCCCTCCGCGCCCATCACGCGGACGGCGTGATCGCCCGCAAGCTCCCGGGCCTTCCTCGCCGCGTCTACGCGGCGACCTACGGCGACCCACCGGATCCACCGGCGGTCGCCGCGCTGGTCGGTGCGCTGGCGGAGGCGGCGGCGACGACGTAG